The Gouania willdenowi chromosome 3, fGouWil2.1, whole genome shotgun sequence genome includes a region encoding these proteins:
- the LOC114459318 gene encoding uncharacterized protein LOC114459318 produces MELFQEGTYRPIGVLFDTPVYRQIFQNCWHMPSYKVHVAMVAELLRLQKENQLLSEVTPEDMARHLHVMSKRSLRVQLLDFQLQEYDNDDDDEVRMLLSMAREVNDSMRMRDIQLDAQRLISAPELMPPNFISAKMKQEAKAIGEVLTERHQQTSCSEHLQQPRDVVLDVVPKVLQGLWVPKPRLFLTMPSMKLDKMAVGVTKGG; encoded by the exons ATGGAGCTTTTTCAAGAAGGCACCTATCGTCCCATCGGGGTGCTGTTCGACACTCCTGTTTATAGACAGATTTTTCAGAACTGTTGGCATATGCCCTCCTACAAAGTTCATGTAGCTATGGTGGCTGAACTCCTGAGGTTACAGAAGGAGAACCAACTTCTGTCTGAGGTGACTCCTGAAGACATGGCTCGACACCTCCATGTAATGAGCAAACGCAGTCTAAGGGTGCAGCTGCTGGACTTTCAGCTGCAGGAATACGataacgatgatgatgatgaggttaGGATGCTTCTCAGCATGGCGAGGGAGGTCAACGACAGCATGAGGATGAGGGATATTCAGCTGGATGCTCAAAGGCTGATCAGCGCTCCAGAGCTCATGCCTCCAAACTTTAT ATCAGCAAAGATGAAGCAAGAGGCAAAGGCCATTGGGGAGGTGCTCACTGAGAGGCATCAGCAAACCTCCTGCTCTGAACATCTCCAGCAGCCCCGGGACGTGGTTTTGGACGTGGTTCCAAAGGTGCTTCAGGGCTTGTGGGTGCCTAAACCAAGGTTGTTCCTCACCATGCCTTCCATGAAGCTGGATAAGATGGCAGTTGGAGTCACCAAAGGG GGATGA
- the LOC114459339 gene encoding uncharacterized protein LOC114459339, translated as MTALCFFAAGSSDYIYIYHRAGDEVIMSCNNVNSSETSCSSIKWLYYRDRSTIDIIVSDGQIHEDSPQAAKLSLGRRCSLTITNISSEDAGRYICYYGNTSDPDTYLNILTLSANQSTDPVEGVTLTCTLWRFTYIYCVKGSLRWLDEERDELKQDDDEVYYSRQKKCVSDLIITHQSNHNRRYTCHFVINNKMKISADYTLVSTAPVDLTSDSTPNKIIFIIIIVASVGLLTILVIVGLTVFIKSRRKTGAAEEDSSTFTADCSWRNVGSSFRDVVLSGSDVCSSWRVVGSSWRNVGSSWRDLVSSGRDVGSSWRVVGSSWRNVGSSGRDLVSSCFPRG; from the exons ATGACTGCTCTGTGTTTCTTTGCAGCAGGCAGCAGTGACTACATCTATATCTATCACAGAGCTGGAGATGAGGTCATCATGTCCTGTAACAATGTGAATTCATCTGAAACATCATGCTCTAGCATTAAATGGCTGTACTACAGAGACAGATCTACTATTGATATCATTGTTAGTGATGGACAGATTCATGAAGATTCACCTCAAGCTGCTAAACTGAGTCTGGGCCGTAGATGTTCTTTGACCATCACAAACATCTCCTCTGAGGACGCAGGACGTTACATCTGTTACTATGGGAACACAAGTGATCCTGACACATATCTGAACATTTTAACAC TCTCAGCAAATCAAAGCACCGATCCAGTGGAAGGAGTCACACTGACGTGCACTCTGTGGAGGTTCACATACATCTATTGTGTAAAAGGCAGCCTGAGATGGCTGGATGAGGAGAGAGATGAACTGAAgcaagatgatgatgaagtctATTATAGTAGACAgaagaaatgtgtttctgatcTGATAATAACACATCAGAGTAACCACAACAGAAGATACACCTGCCACTTTgttataaacaataaaatgaagatATCTGCCGACTACACACTTGTGTCTACAG CTCCAGTTGATTTAACGTCTGATTCGACTCCAAACaagatcatcttcatcatcatcatcgtagCCTCAGTCGGACTGTTGACCATCCTGGTCATAGTTGGTCTGACTGTTTTCATCAAATCCAGGAGGAAAACTGGAGCAGCAgaagaag attcctccaccttcacTGCTGACTGCTCATGGAGGAACGTGGGCTCCTCATTTAGAGACGTGGTCTTGTCAGGGAGTGACGTGTGCTCCTCATGGAGGGTCGTGGGCTCCTCATGGAGGAACGTGGGCTCCTCATGGAGAGACTTGGTCTCGTCAGGGAGAGACGTCGGCTCCTCATGGAGGGTCGTGGGCTCCTCATGGAGGAACGtgggctcctcagggagggacTTGGTATCATCTTGTTTCCCCCGAGGCTGA